Genomic segment of Melospiza melodia melodia isolate bMelMel2 chromosome 13, bMelMel2.pri, whole genome shotgun sequence:
cccagtattttttttttaattttttatagaaAGTGCTTCTAAGCACTAACTGCAAAGCAACTACTGTAAGAGTCTTTCTACAAGAGAAAAGTTATCAATGGTTCAAGTTTTCATAAAGAAAGGAAGCTAGTCAGGTGTTGTAATACATGTAAGCTAGTCAGGTAATAAACACTGCATGAGAGGATCTCTCCACTCAGTGCTGATAACACTTTAAAGTTTTGCCTCTCTTTGTGGCTGATTATTTCCCAACCCTGCTTCTTTTGTTTGGTTGTAGTGCAGCACTGGACTGGATGCTAACCAGCTCTCTCCAAAGAAATGCAGAGTGAACAAAAATTATATTGAAGACATAGCCAATGAGGCTATTAATTTACTGTGGAATATATGGTAAGTACTGTGTAAACAATTAAATTGTTCCTGAAAAGGAGTGTGGTAATTGAGGCAGAAAAGAAATGGTTGTCCTGGCATGGGAAGATGCATTCATTTGCTGATTCTGATTGTGTTTCTCCTACCTTGCTTTAATAATGATGAGCCCTCATCCCATGTGAAACAGAAGTTTATCTTCCAGTATAGATTACTTGTTTTAAGTGAAGGATTCCAGAAATTGGTAAATAGTTTTAGATGAGTAACAAATTCTTTTTCTACTGGTTCTTCATCCTGAGTTCTGATCCTGTTTTCTAAACATGTTCTGTCATGGTCTGCTGTGTGGATTGTGGCTTCTTGCAGGTATTTCCCGTAGATCCGTATCACGATACAAGAAACAGAGAAAATGAAATTCTAATCAGTGGATCAGTGCTCTAGGAATATGAGGAGTTTTTATACTACTTCCTTCCTCTGCAGGTCATCCCCAAAAATTAATATTAACTGTTTGGGGCAACTATCCCTTAGTTACTGAGACACTGATAAAAATGTACTTATTATGTGAGAAAATGTAAATTGTTCTATTAGTAGTTTACATTGGAAACACCAGGTGAAGGAAGAGAAATGGCAATGCTATTAATACAGAAATTACTGTAAACATTGAAGTGGTACAAATCTGTTCCAAAACAAAGTTCTCCTTGAACTTTGTGttgtttctctttattttttctcaCATTGCACTTTGCATAGAGGATTTTATTTAGCACTGTACAGTGCCACAGTGGAACTGCCTCTGTGcctgtttggctgctggcttgaGGCCTTATTTCTAAACTGGGATATTTATTTTTTAGGGATTGGAATCTAGAACAGTAGATAAACTCCTTGTTCAGCATCTTGCACAGAATACATGACCCTTTGTAACTGTCTCAGCAATGTTGTGTGTTcatatttatttttgctttttagtCAGTGCTTGAGAACAGGAAGTATGATTATTAAATGTGATGTAAATCACTTCTGTAGTTTGAACTTTGTGGTAATGAATGTGAACTGCTTGTTTTGTTGCTAAGTTTGATTCTGATAAAATTAGGACTGGCATAGATGCTgagacataatattttcaaaatgaAAGTTTTGAAGACCCTTATAGCTAGTTAGCTCCTGTGCTTTTTTTAGTTTGAATTACTCTTATATCAACATATAAGTTTAAAACAGAGAGTAGCTGTGAGTACTTGAAGAAACACAAATGCTGCTGTTGGATAATGAAAGTAACTGCATTTCTGAATGGTAAGAGCAGTCATTTTTGGAGTGAGTGGGTACTGATTGAGAGGcagcagcctgctctgctggcagtggGTTTGTGGGTGAAgtctcctgtggctgcaggaaGCCCTGGGCTGGCTGGCAGCCCACAGCTCTGAACTGCCTTGCTCACTCCAGCAGGAGCTGTAGTGAGGCTCCCAGATAAACTCCAAACACTGTGAGGAAGCAGCTGGCACAAGCCAGCTTTCCTCAAAAGTGCCCAGGATTTTGCAGCTTCTCTTTCAGCATCTCGTGCCGAGTTAATCATAACCTCAGTAATGAAGGATAGCTCTTTGACTAATGCATAATTCTTAGGTAGCTTTTAAAAACGTGAGTAATAACAAGTATGGGATGCTTAAGATGTTGCTACAgtacttttttttcctagaaaaatgTTTGACTGATCTTTTCCATACATTAGTGAATGCAACAATACTGCCCTATACATATTCAATAAAGAAGGATGTCTGGAGGCTGTCTTACATTACATGAAGAAATTTGCCACGAATGTGGATCTGGCTATTTCAGTAGGTAAGTGGTAAAAAGAGAAGATAAGGCTTTAAAGatccctttttttaaaattatatgaaTGTAACACTGATATTACATTCAATGCTTAATGGACCTGCTTTAGCATTGCTGAAGTTTGCAGTGAGTGTAAGACTGTACATTCATTTTTGAACAGCACATAAAAAGAAGTTGACGTCTGGTGTGCTTATTTTCAGTCCAAAAGAGAATGGCTTATTGGTGGTTACATGGGAAGAAAAATTTTGTGGGAAGAGGACTTTAAAGGCAGGCTGTGTTTTTTcattctgtgttcatgttttggtAATGAAGGGTTTAATTTGTTGAGCAGAGGAGATAGTCCttctaaaaaagccccaaacaattCCAATCACTTTCAGTCTGGTTTTATCAGTCTTATTGTTATTGCAGTTTCATAATGGTCATGCAGGTATGTGTGCTTCCAACATTTTTTATGTTGTCCATTGTCAGTATATAATGgataaatttaattttgagtagCTGAAATTAATATAACCAATTCTATGGCTGATGTGGTATCATCCTCACCTGTTTTATGTATGGGTTTGCCACAGAATGTCTTTTAATCCAAAATACAGCTTGTGAAGCACAGTGTCAGGCCATTACAACATGATGCTGCATGAAATTTTTTTCCTGTGTCAGCATTTCATTACTCCAGCTTTCAGGAGGATAGTGCTTTCTCATTAGCAGAGCAAAAGCTACAACTGTACGACTGGGTTTGTTAATTATGTTTGCTCTTGTTGTTTGCTGCAGCAAACTGcttgcaggcagtgacagaagaTAATCCAGATCTTCTTTCTTCATTTAATGCTTCTGCACAGCAAATACTGGAAGCAGTGATGTTGAGTCCAGAGAGCACCATGAAGCACATCCTTCTGAGAACACTGATAGCAGGTACAGTGCTCAGGGGGCTTCATTGCTTTGAGGTGGGGAGGCTGGGAAGGACAGAAGGCTTAGTCTTCTCTGCTGTGGTCTGCACGTGTCACTGTCAAGGTGTACAATCAAGATGGTTTGTGAGGTTATAGCTGCCTTTTGGAACTGCAAGTAGGTATTTGCAACTAGTTTTAAAATTGGCTTGAATGCTTGATTCTGAATTCAGCCCCTGCTCAATGTGATTGCCTACTTTAACTGCTCATTTAGTTTTTAACCGTTAAATGAGTCAATAATAAGTGGTACAGGAGTTGTTTTGATCTTACTAgctgtaaatttttttttacctCAAGTTCTCTACCTTGAATTCTTCTTGTTACCTCAAATGGTAACCAGGGTGATTTTTGATACTGGAgtgttaaaaattaattttgagaCTCCATAGAACGTGATTCTTGCTATGTGCATTTGTTATCTCAGGTACAGAGTGACACCGAGGTCACTCCAtataaatattctgtaaatatttACATGCTGAAATTTACTTGAGCTTAAGATGTGGGCATAACAGTTATTACAGGTAAGTATATTaattgtacaaaaaaaaaaagaaatctgtagAGAAAAGACTTTAATATTTATAGTAAATATAAGCACTGAGTGTTTTAAGTAATGGAGGCTGTGTCCTTACAAAATGGCTATTACAGAGCTGGGAATTGAGCACTTTAATAATTGATATGATTTGGTTACCTCATATTTAGGCACTATCTGGAATATAAAGGATACCATTCCACCAGGCAGCCTGGGAAGCACAGTTAATGCAATCCTGAAGATATTTTCAGAATCATTGGCAATAGATGCTGGTGAAACAATTATTCGTATGAATGAAGCTGAGAAAAACAGGTTAAAACTTGCTGTGGAACCAGAAACTGAGGAAAACATGAGTGATACTACAGAAAACTGTGTTTTGAGTGAAGATGATAACATGGAAGAAATACCAAAAGGAAAATTCAGAACAGAAAATGATGTTTCTGATTTACTTCCAGTAAGTGGCTGGCTGGCTTTTGGACAGCTTTAGTGCAAGTGGCATTTCTTGAGAATTAAATTTGCTCTGGAACATCCAACAGAAAGATGGTAGATAACACTGCTTGGatttgtgttttgggggttttttcaagTTTGGGTGTAGACTGAGAAGAGGAGATGGCTGGGACTGTATTTTTAACTGACAGCTTGGATACTTTAAATGGCACTTAAATGTTGTTTTCCAAAATCAAATTTGGttcatgtttttaattttttagtctGATAAGTGGGAACTGAAAGAAGTGACAGCTTTACTGACGGCTCAGCAGACTGCTCTGGAGATCATTGTTAATATGTGCTGCAGTGAAGGTTTGTAGGAGTCTCGTTCATTGCAACTGTTGTGGTGTGTTTTGTTTCTGAGTAGGTCACCTTTAGGTTGCTGTTTGCTCAGCTGGGTTTTCAAgggcaaatgcccatgggcataTTGTCCCTGATACCCTCATCTGGTGGCAAAGTAGGTTTTAATTTCTATTACTAATTTATTGGTTTTTCTTCATTTAAGTGATTTATGTTGCTTATTTTTTTTGTGTGATCCTGCATGTGCAAACATttaagaacaaacaaaaaaacactcATGCCAGAGAGATATTTCCTAAAGTGTTGCAGCAAAATCTTTGGTCAGTTAGAGTGAGGTCTGACTTCTGATGCAAGATGTGTGTGAATCTGATTGCAGGATGGGGGCATCAAATTTTTTAAAGCAGATAAGTCCTACAGCTTTGATTTAGTTTTGATACTACAAGTGTTGCAAAATTAGGAGTAGGGACAGCTTTTTTATGCAACTCTGGCAACAATGTAGATCTTGGCTTCCAGAGTCCTGCCTTTATGagcctgaggaggaggagaaagaggctgTGATTTGGAGGGGAGTAGGCTATTGATATTCTGTATCTTTTATGAACTCTGAAATTCTGTTTTGATAGCTTTTCTTCTAATCTTCAGGAAAACAAATGAGAGATTATCAAATTCTATTTCATGAAGCcaacaaacaaatgaaattaatccCCTAAACCCTCCAAAACCTGAAAACTTTGCCTGCTATTGTAGTTTTAGCCTGATGCAGGAGTAATTGTGTAGAAAGTAACTGAGTAAAATGTTCAGGTTCTTATAAAATCCACAGTAATACTCAGTTATTCCCAATGgtaacttttttttcctcttacaaCACAAGGAAATTCTGCACCTAGTATATGAAGCTCCTTTCATAACTGCATTTCTCATCTAATGAGCTGTAATTCATAAGCTTTCCCCTTTAATTGGAAAATCTCTTGTGGATAAGCTTCATATTCTGCCATTCACTCAGTGTAATGTAAGATTGATTGTGTTGTATTTTGCCACAGTACTTTACCCATTCGTGGGCAGACAGTCTCTAGAAATTAGGATGAATCCAGAGGCAGCTGttcatttaattttcaaattatttgAGGACTAAAATAGCTGTAGCCATTATGCTGAGTTCATTAAAACACTCAGCTTGCAACAGGACTGAGAGAAGTAACCAGGCTGGTGAGGGATGTGCTGTactgagcactgggcagtgctTGGGGGGAGCAGAGAGCTCCCCTTTGATGGGCACCTGGGCAAGAagccaagaggctcctgcactgCTGTGCAGTCTGTAATTCTTGGGTCACCAGTAAGATGGGATTGCTGCTGGAAATGCCTCTGTTTCTCAGAACATTAGAAGAAACCTGGCCAGAGTTCTAGATCCcagttcctgctctgccctggtcaCTTGCTGTCGACTGATGACAACTTCTGTCTTTGTTATTGCTGAATTGCATTGTCAGGTTGTATTGTTATCAGTTAGTCTTCAAGGGAtgtgttttgctttctttgttttttaaaggtgCAAAAGTAATTTTTTAGAAGAGGTAAGAGACTGAAAGCAGGATATCTTGCTTTGTTTTCATGTTTTAGGCTATTAACACCAGCAAGTTATGGCTGTAGAATTAATTGGATATTACCATAAGATGCCTGTGTGGTCAAGTTGCTACACCTTGACATCTTTACATCCCATAAACAATAACCATCACCTTCAAATAAATTCTTTAATTTGCACACTACAAGTGAAATGCTTTCATTTGGATCTTTCTTGCTGTATTTTTAGTGAATTTACCTTCTGCCACAGAAGTGCATGTCTGTTTCTGTAGTTGCTACAGGACCTACATCTCATAAGAATCTGTGTTGTCAAACAGAATTACTCAGGAGTCAATATGATGGTGTAGTTTTTTTTGTCACAATAGTTAAATATCCTGACCTATGTACACAGAGCTTTCATCTGTTGGAAAGGAGGATCAGTCCAACCTGTAGACTTAGGACTTGGGTACACACTAGTTAAAATGTAACCAAATTTAAAGAAACTTCAACTAAATGTGAACTCTGTGGAGGTAGACAGACGAGTTCAAATATAAATGAGGGTGATTTTAGTTTGTGCTTGTCAGCCAAAGTCCCCCTTCAGCTGTGGACAGATTATTCACACAGCAGCCTGTTGGTAATAGAACTTCTACTCCTCTCACCATACCTGCCCTTAAAGATCTGCTGGTAGAATAAGTCATGTAAGTAGCCTAGTTCAGGTTTAAGATTATAAACCTAGTTTAATTTATGTGAAATGTGTTGCTTGAAATAACTATCAGAGATTATTTGGCTTTCTTTGCTGTCATCATTTTGTTTCAACTGACCTTGCTGTGgagacagtaacatcttcatctAGCCCAGTTACTGCCCAGGCAGAGGACATCTGTCTGTGGCTTCAGTATTGCCAGAGGAAACAATTGCCTTCAACTGACTGCAATTAGTAAACAAGTTAAGTTAAACTGGTGTATTTGCATGCTTGAATTAACCTCAGAAAATGAAGTGGTACAATCCAAGTTAAAATCTTAATGAAATGTTTCTTCTGTAACTTTTTTGGATATTTTTAAACAACACATTGTTAATATCAGTGATTAACGTGCCCACATGTGAAGAACCTCTCTCATAAGAATATTTGTGTCTCAATGagtgtaaaatatttttaataagatATTTAGAACTGTCGCTTAATGGTGCTTGGTTTGTGAGGAGTTTGTTAGAGCCCAAGAACTTAAAGACTCCTAAACCAAGAAGTTTGGAGGAGCCAGTTTCAGTTGGGAAATGAGATACCTGTTGCATGAAGGCTGTTACATTTACAAATCTGTTTTGTGTTCTCAGATCCCTCTGATGATGAGTGGGAAGAACTCTCCAGCAGTGATGAGAGTGACTTGTTTATGGAAAACTCATACAATGAGGGgagtgggctgctgctgtcacccctgtgccTCTCTGATGAAGTTAACTCAGCATTTCTGAACAACCTCATTCCAAAGAAGGTATTGTCTTCTGTATTATTCCCAGCACATGTTACAGTCTTGCCCTTGTTTCTGCTTTGTATCCCAGGTTAGGCAAACAAATTACTCCAATCCACCTGGAGAAGGGAGTATTTTTTTAAGTGAGTTTGGCCTCACTTTTTTGGCCTAGAGATGGTGCATCGTTGCATGACCTAAATAATTTACTCATGTAAGTGAGAATAGAAGGGTCATGTGTTTCAGAAATCTGGTaggtctttttaaaaatttttccccccaaaatacaAAGGTTGTTATTCCTTGATTTGGACATGAAAAAGATTAcccacagaaagaaaagaaacttgGCTGAAGCATGACAGCCAGATTTCTGTATTAGCTAAATGAGGTGGAAGTAACATTAATGAATGGCAACAGTCAGCACTGAAAAAGTGCAAGTTCCTCTCCCCCTGTTTTATACAAAGTGTCTGAAATACAGTACTTGGCACTGACAGGAAATCAGATGTTTTTGTTTCAGAGTtgttttgctcatttttatttGGGGTTGTAAAGGTGAAGTTTGTTATTTGAATCAGTCACTGTTAGCTCAGCAGCATTGTAGAATTCTGAGCTAAGACATCAAGGTGTGAGATGAAAACTTTGAAGGGTTTTTGTACTTAATAGCCAGAGTTTCATGGCAAGGCCTTCCAGAATTGCAGCTGTCTGAAAATCCTATAGCAGAATCTATAAGAAGAAAGAgctaaagaagaaagaaaagcagagacCTAGAAAATCACCTGTTGTTAGTACAGTTCAACACTTTAAATACTCTATGCTAAACTCAGTG
This window contains:
- the HEATR3 gene encoding HEAT repeat-containing protein 3 — protein: MDPSLAVRETAAGALRNLSACGGFDVCDDMVTDDIMTPLVALLKECSTGLDANQLSPKKCRVNKNYIEDIANEAINLLWNICECNNTALYIFNKEGCLEAVLHYMKKFATNVDLAISVANCLQAVTEDNPDLLSSFNASAQQILEAVMLSPESTMKHILLRTLIAGTIWNIKDTIPPGSLGSTVNAILKIFSESLAIDAGETIIRMNEAEKNRLKLAVEPETEENMSDTTENCVLSEDDNMEEIPKGKFRTENDVSDLLPSDKWELKEVTALLTAQQTALEIIVNMCCSEDPSDDEWEELSSSDESDLFMENSYNEGSGLLLSPLCLSDEVNSAFLNNLIPKKILEKTAFPNSVAVDICMHNPSWKPLIKKLNAVQCRALTCLQSILLVSDVDCLGGASALQSLAQHLSQLIFSKTELPTDTEFLEAVTSALRALLQTMASKNISQCMTPEQLLALCEAGIQSSNASVRVNVVSILGISGSVLAKGQDTAETLKMIGKFLLEVAMKESSLVVAGEALDALFDVFADGEEAERAALQIKLLSTLKEFQPVFRMRIRKEGKGQYSTDQLCVLDNVKMNLRRFIAYQETLGKTPT